One genomic region from Amycolatopsis sp. FBCC-B4732 encodes:
- a CDS encoding ABC transporter ATP-binding protein, with product MHDGSGRIVVQNLSKQFGAVNAVQNLSFTVEPGSVTGFLGPNGAGKTTTLRMLLGLVTPTSGTATINGRPHSQLGNPARVVGSVLENEGFHPGRTARNHLRVYAAAIGVPDQRADEVLGLVGLGSAADRKAGGFSLGMRQRLALATALLGDPQVLVLDEPTNGLDPEGILWLRNFLRSYAREQRRTVLVSSHLLNEVEQLIDQVVIISQGVTRYFGPLEQLRKSQQSRVLVQPADPSALVKALQENGITGVSPTPDGRVAVAGSSVQQIGDIAAKAGIAVYGMQEDHADLERMFFQLTQGQYAGAPGYPPQPQYQGPPPGYPPQQYPPSGPQQQQQQHWGGPQQ from the coding sequence ATGCACGACGGCAGTGGCCGGATTGTGGTGCAGAACCTGAGCAAGCAGTTCGGCGCGGTGAACGCGGTGCAGAACCTCAGCTTCACGGTCGAACCGGGGTCGGTGACAGGCTTCCTCGGCCCGAACGGCGCCGGCAAGACGACGACGTTGCGCATGCTGCTCGGGTTGGTGACGCCCACGTCGGGGACGGCGACGATCAACGGCCGCCCGCACTCGCAGCTGGGGAATCCGGCGCGGGTGGTCGGCTCGGTTTTGGAAAACGAAGGTTTCCACCCGGGCCGCACGGCCCGGAACCACCTTCGGGTGTACGCGGCGGCGATCGGCGTGCCGGACCAGCGCGCGGACGAGGTGCTCGGCCTGGTGGGCCTGGGCAGCGCCGCGGACCGGAAGGCGGGCGGGTTCTCGCTCGGCATGCGGCAGCGGCTGGCGCTGGCCACCGCGCTGCTCGGCGACCCGCAGGTGCTGGTGCTGGACGAGCCGACGAACGGCCTCGACCCCGAAGGCATCCTGTGGCTGCGGAACTTCCTCCGTTCGTACGCGCGTGAGCAGCGGCGGACCGTGCTGGTGTCGAGCCACCTGCTCAACGAGGTCGAGCAGCTGATCGACCAGGTCGTGATCATCAGCCAGGGCGTCACGCGCTACTTCGGCCCGCTGGAGCAGCTGCGCAAGAGCCAGCAGTCGCGGGTGCTGGTGCAGCCGGCGGACCCGTCGGCGCTCGTGAAGGCGTTGCAGGAGAACGGCATCACCGGCGTTTCGCCGACGCCGGACGGCCGGGTCGCGGTCGCCGGGTCGAGCGTCCAGCAGATCGGTGACATCGCGGCGAAGGCCGGCATCGCGGTCTACGGGATGCAGGAGGACCACGCCGACCTGGAGCGGATGTTCTTCCAGCTGACCCAGGGCCAGTACGCCGGCGCGCCGGGTTACCCGCCACAGCCGCAGTACCAGGGCCCGCCGCCCGGGTACCCGCCGCAGCAGTACCCGCCTTCGGGCCCGCAGCAGCAACAGCAGCAGCACTGGGGAGGACCGCAGCAGTGA
- a CDS encoding ABC transporter permease: protein MGNLIKAEFRKTLSLNTWWVLLIPLALVAFWLTFVWGKITNDFADFIGSSDAREVAGAVGLDASKLPVGLLAFAHGVNIAQLIPGLFGVFALAGEYRSKTITTTFLTAPNRITALTAKMLTYVAWGAIYGLVSFGVSAVAVMASVDSGRWPSAGQWLAALGGTILASVLVTLFGIGFGAVLRSVPLAVVLFLVWFLIVENVLVIALWGPVDILGGILPNGTANGIVGGIAADAFGINTLNLPGGVDHWSQLGLQLAAGAPGVISWWASALIFFAWTMLFFGLGWLGNQKRDIT from the coding sequence ATGGGCAACCTGATCAAAGCGGAGTTCCGCAAGACGCTGTCGCTGAACACGTGGTGGGTGCTGCTGATCCCGCTGGCGCTGGTGGCGTTCTGGCTGACCTTCGTCTGGGGCAAGATCACCAACGACTTCGCGGACTTCATCGGCTCGAGCGACGCGCGCGAGGTCGCGGGCGCGGTCGGCCTGGACGCGAGCAAGCTGCCGGTCGGGCTGCTGGCGTTCGCGCACGGCGTGAACATCGCGCAGCTCATCCCCGGCCTGTTCGGCGTCTTCGCGCTGGCGGGCGAGTACCGCAGCAAGACGATCACGACGACGTTCCTGACCGCGCCGAACCGGATCACGGCGCTGACCGCGAAGATGCTCACCTACGTGGCGTGGGGCGCGATCTACGGCCTGGTGAGCTTCGGCGTCTCGGCGGTCGCGGTGATGGCGTCGGTCGACTCCGGCCGGTGGCCCAGCGCGGGTCAGTGGCTGGCCGCGCTCGGCGGGACGATCCTGGCCTCGGTGCTGGTGACGCTGTTCGGCATCGGGTTCGGCGCGGTGCTGCGCAGCGTGCCGCTGGCCGTGGTGCTGTTCCTGGTGTGGTTCCTGATCGTGGAGAACGTGCTGGTCATCGCGCTCTGGGGCCCGGTCGACATCCTGGGCGGGATCCTGCCGAACGGCACCGCGAACGGGATCGTGGGCGGGATCGCGGCGGACGCCTTCGGGATCAACACGCTGAACCTGCCGGGCGGCGTCGACCACTGGTCGCAGCTGGGCCTGCAGCTCGCGGCGGGCGCGCCGGGCGTGATCTCGTGGTGGGCGTCGGCGCTGATCTTCTTCGCCTGGACCATGCTCTTCTTCGGCCTCGGCTGGCTGGGCAACCAGAAGCGCGACATCACCTAG